Proteins encoded within one genomic window of Chitinophaga parva:
- a CDS encoding SusD/RagB family nutrient-binding outer membrane lipoprotein produces the protein MSCTKKFESINTNPNSPTDAPATNVLANAIQNVGANIYDVWANMNEPETYAGHLAKIQYIDEARYSFRTGTVENDWTYDYRILHDLQGVIDNGSATPNMKAAALTLQSLVLQIVTDTWRDVPWTQAIKGSGGFIAPAYDTQEALYDTLTAHLQMAADLFKSGGTDDLGDGDLLYNGKVEKWQKFCNSLRLRVAIRMANAAPEKAKPIIESIFANPTDYPVFAGNDDNAFIVWPGSDPYFEPWYDDYQGRDDHAVSDVLINQLKSTSDPRLEVYAQPAATDGAYTGAPIGPAGSLPNIGRFSRIGARFRENPSGFTPLQRWSEVLFIEAEAAAKGWTVPMGAAAAYDAAVSASMTENGLTTGDAQAFLTLNPYKTEADIHMQKWVALFKDGHEAWAEERRTDIPLLPAAPGSAYTGHTRPPFRYPYTTKENTLNGANLAPFLAKVKDNFWGQQMFWDKRTNVQ, from the coding sequence ATGTCCTGCACGAAAAAGTTTGAAAGCATAAATACAAACCCGAACAGTCCTACGGACGCTCCTGCCACTAACGTGCTGGCAAACGCGATCCAGAATGTGGGCGCCAACATCTACGATGTATGGGCTAACATGAACGAGCCGGAAACCTACGCAGGTCACCTGGCCAAGATCCAGTACATCGACGAGGCCCGCTACAGTTTCCGTACCGGTACCGTAGAGAACGACTGGACGTATGATTACCGCATCCTGCATGACCTGCAGGGCGTGATCGACAATGGTAGTGCAACGCCCAACATGAAGGCCGCTGCCCTCACCCTGCAATCCCTGGTATTGCAGATCGTTACCGATACCTGGCGGGATGTGCCCTGGACACAGGCTATCAAAGGCTCCGGTGGTTTCATCGCCCCCGCCTACGATACCCAGGAAGCGCTGTATGACACGCTGACCGCCCACCTGCAGATGGCAGCCGACCTGTTCAAATCAGGCGGTACAGATGACCTGGGTGATGGCGACCTGCTGTACAATGGTAAAGTGGAGAAATGGCAGAAATTCTGCAACTCCCTGCGCCTGAGAGTAGCGATCCGTATGGCAAATGCCGCCCCGGAAAAAGCAAAGCCCATCATTGAAAGCATTTTCGCTAATCCTACAGACTATCCGGTATTTGCAGGCAACGATGACAACGCGTTCATTGTATGGCCCGGTTCCGACCCTTACTTTGAGCCCTGGTATGATGATTATCAGGGTCGTGATGACCATGCGGTTTCCGACGTGCTGATCAACCAGCTGAAATCTACCAGCGATCCCCGCCTGGAAGTATATGCCCAGCCGGCCGCCACAGATGGCGCCTACACAGGTGCTCCCATCGGCCCGGCAGGTTCTTTGCCTAACATTGGCCGCTTCTCCCGCATTGGTGCTCGCTTCCGCGAAAACCCGTCCGGCTTCACGCCGCTGCAGCGCTGGTCAGAAGTACTGTTCATTGAAGCAGAAGCTGCTGCCAAGGGCTGGACAGTACCCATGGGTGCTGCCGCTGCCTATGATGCTGCTGTGAGCGCATCCATGACAGAAAATGGTCTGACAACCGGGGATGCACAAGCCTTCCTGACCCTTAATCCTTACAAAACAGAAGCAGACATCCACATGCAGAAATGGGTAGCCCTGTTTAAAGATGGTCACGAGGCCTGGGCGGAAGAGCGCCGCACCGATATTCCTTTGCTGCCGGCTGCTCCGGGCTCTGCCTACACCGGCCATACCCGTCCGCCTTTCCGTTATCCTTACACTACCAAGGAAAATACGCTGAATGGTGCAAACCTGGCGCCCTTCCTGGCTAAAGTGAAGGACAACTTCTGGGGACAGCAGATGTTCTGGGACAAACGTACCAACGTACAGTAA
- a CDS encoding SusC/RagA family TonB-linked outer membrane protein, with protein MKRALLFLGMLMMTVSMAFAQQHAVTGKIVGSDGAAVPLATIQIKGTNTGTAADQEGNFKINVKGNAVLVIRSVGYLPKEVAVTATSDNLQITVTPDNKNLDEVVVTALNIKREKKALGYAIQEVKGDELSKTTEQNVVNTLSGRIAGVQVTASSGAVGASSRIVLRGNNSLSENQPLFVIDGVPVNNASNDVTAMGSVDYGNAMSDIDPNNIESVSVLKGANAAALYGSRGMNGVILITTKSGKRKGKGIGVQYNGGFTFEKPYILPKMQNQYGQGYGGGEYQYQQWLNDGNTGSYQDYAQTQSFSYLDGNGNGVNDGADESWGPRLDAGLKLPQYNSPVTNGVRQATPWISHPNTFNDFFVTGHTLDNSVALTSTTDKNETRLALSNQRQTGTIPNTDQTRYTVNLNSLSHLTDKLTANVIVNYVRTENKNLAGDGYTTNNVMESIGSWFGRQVDVKDLKKNWNTEFENGYPYNWNSNYHDNPYFNVYKNLNPRQRDRIFGNVNMSYSFSNWLNLTGRVGEDISYENRKRNYWNKSNATLQGPGSWSGGSFSQWTLYHNELNADVFLTGNGKLGADFSLSYTAGANYRNYKDQNEEFAANQLTVPNLFTIQNVKGTPVTVMQTYTGRSNSVYGQASLGFKNWLFVDVTGRNDWSSTLPSTNWSYFYPSVSLGWVFTDALKIHSDVFTYGKLRASWAQVGKDGSTYQLEPTFTAETPYKGVVLYHENRTIPNANLKPEQAKSKEAGLELRFLKDRLALDATYYEKRSYNQIVNVDVPGSTGYDKMAINAGNISNKGVEIQLSLGLLRTPGGFNWDMNINWAKNTSKVIDLYKSPTTGQELKALTLTSAWKATVDAVPGQAFGAIRGIGFKRDSATNTILVDPSTGLPQFTPGVKIIGNITPDWVGGISNSFSYKNFNLSFLIDFRKGGDIWSVTDWFSGYTGVLAYTAAGDIRKNGMIVGKDVLQGQKVGYMKDGKLVANDIRVNPEDYFHNTYGGAESAIIDGSYIKFRELTLGYSLPAKVLDRVNWLKAANISLVGRNLWLMYTDKSNKAHIDPETGMGAGNTGLGIEQYQIPSNRSLGVRLGVTF; from the coding sequence ATGAAAAGAGCCTTACTCTTTTTAGGAATGCTGATGATGACCGTGAGTATGGCATTTGCTCAGCAACATGCTGTCACCGGTAAGATCGTCGGAAGTGATGGAGCCGCTGTACCGCTGGCTACCATCCAGATTAAAGGTACCAACACCGGCACCGCTGCCGACCAGGAAGGTAACTTTAAGATCAATGTAAAAGGAAATGCTGTGCTGGTAATCCGCAGCGTGGGTTATCTTCCCAAAGAAGTAGCGGTGACCGCCACTTCTGATAACCTGCAGATCACAGTAACACCCGACAACAAAAACCTCGATGAAGTAGTAGTAACCGCTTTGAACATCAAACGTGAGAAAAAAGCACTGGGTTACGCTATCCAGGAAGTAAAGGGTGATGAGCTTTCCAAAACCACGGAACAGAACGTTGTAAATACACTGTCCGGCCGCATAGCCGGTGTGCAGGTAACTGCTTCCAGCGGTGCGGTAGGCGCCTCTTCCCGTATCGTATTGAGAGGTAACAACTCCCTGTCTGAAAACCAGCCCCTGTTCGTAATTGACGGTGTGCCTGTAAACAACGCCTCCAATGACGTAACCGCCATGGGTAGCGTGGACTACGGTAACGCTATGTCTGATATTGATCCTAACAATATTGAAAGCGTATCTGTACTGAAAGGTGCAAACGCTGCGGCATTGTATGGTTCCCGCGGTATGAACGGTGTGATCCTGATCACTACCAAATCCGGCAAACGCAAAGGCAAAGGCATTGGTGTGCAATACAACGGTGGCTTCACTTTTGAAAAGCCCTACATCCTGCCTAAAATGCAGAACCAATACGGCCAGGGTTATGGTGGTGGTGAATACCAGTACCAGCAATGGCTGAACGACGGCAATACCGGTTCTTACCAGGACTACGCCCAGACCCAGAGCTTCTCTTACCTGGATGGTAATGGTAACGGTGTGAATGATGGTGCGGACGAAAGCTGGGGCCCCCGCCTGGATGCAGGCCTGAAACTGCCCCAGTACAATAGCCCGGTAACCAACGGTGTACGCCAGGCTACTCCCTGGATCTCCCACCCGAACACCTTCAACGACTTCTTTGTAACCGGTCATACCCTGGACAACAGCGTGGCGCTGACCTCCACTACCGATAAGAATGAAACCCGCCTGGCACTGAGCAACCAACGCCAGACCGGTACTATTCCCAACACGGACCAGACCCGCTACACCGTAAACCTGAACAGCCTGAGCCACCTCACCGATAAGCTGACCGCTAACGTGATCGTGAACTATGTGCGTACAGAAAATAAGAACCTGGCAGGTGACGGTTATACCACCAATAACGTAATGGAATCTATCGGCAGCTGGTTTGGCCGCCAGGTAGATGTGAAGGACCTGAAGAAGAACTGGAACACGGAGTTTGAAAACGGTTATCCTTATAACTGGAACAGCAACTACCACGATAACCCTTACTTCAACGTATACAAAAACCTGAACCCCCGCCAGCGTGACCGCATCTTCGGTAACGTGAATATGAGCTACAGCTTCAGCAACTGGTTGAACCTGACCGGCCGCGTGGGTGAAGATATCTCTTACGAGAACCGTAAACGTAACTACTGGAACAAGTCCAATGCAACCCTGCAGGGACCTGGCTCCTGGAGCGGTGGTAGCTTCTCCCAGTGGACCCTGTACCACAATGAGCTGAACGCCGACGTATTCCTGACCGGTAATGGTAAACTGGGCGCTGACTTCTCCCTGAGCTATACCGCAGGTGCCAACTACCGCAACTACAAAGACCAGAACGAAGAATTTGCTGCAAACCAACTGACCGTTCCCAACCTGTTCACTATCCAGAACGTAAAGGGTACACCGGTTACTGTGATGCAAACCTACACCGGCCGCTCTAACAGCGTGTACGGACAGGCTTCACTGGGCTTTAAGAACTGGTTGTTCGTGGACGTTACCGGCCGTAACGACTGGTCTTCCACGCTGCCCAGCACTAACTGGTCTTACTTCTATCCCTCTGTAAGCTTGGGCTGGGTATTCACAGACGCTTTGAAAATACACAGCGACGTATTCACCTACGGTAAACTGCGCGCCAGCTGGGCACAGGTAGGTAAAGACGGTTCTACTTACCAGCTGGAGCCCACCTTCACGGCTGAAACTCCCTATAAAGGCGTGGTGCTTTACCATGAAAACCGCACTATTCCCAATGCCAACCTGAAACCTGAACAGGCAAAAAGTAAAGAAGCCGGTCTGGAACTGCGCTTCCTGAAAGACCGCCTGGCACTGGATGCTACCTACTATGAAAAACGTTCTTACAACCAGATCGTAAACGTAGACGTACCCGGCTCCACCGGTTATGATAAAATGGCGATCAATGCCGGTAACATCAGCAACAAAGGCGTTGAAATCCAGCTGTCCCTCGGCCTGCTGCGCACGCCGGGTGGCTTCAACTGGGATATGAACATCAACTGGGCTAAGAACACCAGCAAGGTTATTGACCTGTATAAAAGCCCCACCACTGGCCAGGAGCTGAAAGCACTCACGCTGACCTCTGCCTGGAAAGCTACCGTGGACGCTGTTCCCGGTCAGGCTTTTGGTGCCATCCGCGGTATTGGCTTCAAACGTGATTCCGCTACGAACACTATCCTGGTGGATCCGAGCACCGGTCTGCCCCAGTTCACTCCTGGTGTAAAGATCATTGGTAACATCACTCCTGATTGGGTAGGTGGTATCAGCAACAGCTTCTCTTATAAGAACTTCAACCTGAGCTTCCTGATCGACTTCCGTAAAGGTGGCGACATCTGGAGCGTAACCGACTGGTTCAGCGGTTACACCGGTGTACTGGCTTACACTGCTGCCGGCGATATCCGTAAGAACGGTATGATCGTAGGTAAAGACGTACTGCAGGGCCAGAAAGTGGGCTACATGAAAGATGGCAAACTGGTTGCCAACGATATCCGTGTAAACCCCGAGGACTACTTCCACAACACTTACGGTGGTGCTGAATCTGCGATCATCGACGGTAGCTATATCAAGTTCCGCGAACTGACCCTCGGCTATAGCCTGCCTGCCAAAGTGCTGGACCGTGTTAACTGGCTGAAAGCTGCTAACATCTCCCTCGTGGGCAGAAACCTGTGGCTGATGTACACAGACAAGAGCAACAAAGCGCACATCGATCCTGAAACAGGCATGGGCGCCGGCAACACCGGTCTGGGTATTGAACAATACCAGATCCCGTCTAACAGAAGCCTGGGTGTGCGTCTGGGCGTGACTTTCTAA
- a CDS encoding deoxynucleoside kinase, giving the protein MAKQAKIKHIAVAGNIGAGKTTLTSMLSKHYKWEPQFEDVEHNPYLNDFYEDMPRWSFNLQIYFLNSRLRQLLDIQNGKDIVIQDRTIYEDAHIFAPNLYEMGLMTKRDFDNYFNFFETLKSMVKPPDLLIYLQASVPTLVAQIQKRGREYEENIRLDYLKRLNEYYNNWIDKYKEGPLLIVDIDKNKFAEKEEDLGEIISRIESQIHGLF; this is encoded by the coding sequence ATGGCAAAACAGGCGAAGATCAAACATATAGCAGTAGCCGGCAATATTGGCGCCGGGAAAACGACCCTCACCTCCATGCTGTCCAAGCATTACAAGTGGGAGCCGCAGTTTGAGGATGTGGAGCATAATCCTTACCTGAATGATTTTTACGAGGACATGCCCCGCTGGTCTTTCAACCTGCAGATCTATTTCCTGAACAGCCGTCTGCGCCAGCTGCTGGACATCCAGAACGGGAAAGACATCGTGATCCAGGACCGCACGATCTATGAAGATGCGCACATCTTTGCGCCCAACCTGTACGAGATGGGCCTGATGACCAAGCGTGATTTTGATAACTACTTCAATTTCTTTGAAACGCTGAAGTCCATGGTGAAACCGCCGGACCTGCTCATTTACCTGCAGGCTTCCGTGCCCACCCTGGTGGCGCAGATCCAGAAGCGTGGCCGTGAGTACGAAGAGAACATCCGCCTGGACTACCTGAAGCGCCTGAACGAATATTATAACAACTGGATCGATAAGTACAAGGAAGGTCCGTTGCTGATCGTCGACATTGACAAGAACAAATTTGCCGAGAAGGAAGAGGACCTGGGAGAGATCATTTCCAGGATAGAATCCCAGATCCATGGCCTGTTCTAG
- a CDS encoding ComEA family DNA-binding protein, with protein sequence MKHCLLLFVCFVCSILAHAQQPGSQPYITETQLEDESARTETNAQDDGQWQDQEAFRHRPLSLNKATATDLATLGVLTPVQIASLVRYRDTLGAFISIYELQAVPGFDAATIMRLLPFVQVAAGLDPQPGWKDRFSHGDSRVMARYSRTLETARGYQRTDSTAPHYLGSPDGLQLRYRYNYPGYASYGVVMQKDAGEEWFRGHEKQGFDFYSMHAAIRNKGALAALILGDYTVNMGQGLVNWQAQAFGKSAGVMNMERQGDLLRPYASAGEIYFYRGAAVTLRAGNWRYTGFAAARKLDATAVPDTLDGSYISALGASGYHRSETELAQRGTVQQHTAGGNVSLHYHSWQWGLNVLYQHLSQPLQKTFHPYNQFEFSGQALGNASIDYSGNWRNLHFFGETAMSDNHHLAMLHGMLAAVAPAIDLALVYRHYDKAYQSLYANAIGESFRPANESGFYSAITWRLLKPLTLNAYFDSFRFPWLKYRVDAPSGGHDVQANALYMLSKQHSIYMGYHSKVHGRNAAAGEEGLHTVLPVTESGWRCQGQVACSKVLTLRARVQTAAYRQGGEQAHGWMCYEEASRQWKWFTLTGRFTLFGTSNDDARLYINETSMLYSYDIAQLYGHGYSWYVQVRCKTRHITCWCRMRQARYRDVVQTGSGWDQITGAHKTAVQVQLEYHW encoded by the coding sequence ATGAAACACTGCTTACTTCTTTTTGTATGCTTCGTGTGCAGCATCCTGGCCCATGCGCAGCAACCCGGATCACAACCCTACATCACGGAAACCCAGCTGGAAGATGAAAGTGCCCGCACGGAAACCAATGCGCAGGACGATGGTCAGTGGCAGGACCAGGAAGCCTTCCGGCACCGGCCCCTGTCGCTCAATAAAGCCACCGCCACAGACCTGGCTACCCTGGGCGTGCTCACACCCGTGCAGATAGCCTCCCTGGTGCGTTACCGCGATACCCTGGGCGCCTTCATCAGCATCTATGAATTACAGGCCGTGCCAGGTTTTGATGCCGCCACGATCATGCGCCTGTTGCCCTTTGTCCAGGTAGCTGCCGGCCTTGATCCGCAGCCTGGCTGGAAGGACCGTTTTTCCCATGGTGACTCCCGCGTCATGGCCCGGTACAGCCGCACGCTGGAGACAGCACGTGGCTACCAGCGTACAGACAGTACGGCGCCCCACTACCTGGGCAGTCCCGACGGGCTACAACTCCGCTACCGTTATAATTACCCGGGCTATGCCAGCTACGGCGTGGTGATGCAGAAGGATGCGGGGGAAGAATGGTTCCGCGGGCATGAAAAGCAAGGCTTTGATTTCTACAGCATGCATGCGGCCATCCGCAACAAAGGCGCCCTGGCAGCATTGATCCTGGGCGACTACACAGTGAACATGGGCCAGGGGCTTGTAAACTGGCAGGCGCAGGCCTTTGGCAAGAGTGCGGGTGTGATGAACATGGAACGCCAGGGAGATCTGCTGCGGCCCTACGCATCGGCAGGAGAGATCTATTTTTACCGGGGTGCCGCCGTGACCCTGCGTGCAGGCAACTGGCGATATACCGGGTTTGCTGCTGCCAGGAAGCTGGATGCCACAGCTGTACCGGACACCCTGGATGGTTCTTATATTTCAGCCCTGGGTGCCAGTGGTTACCACCGGTCGGAAACGGAACTGGCGCAGCGGGGCACGGTGCAGCAGCATACGGCGGGCGGTAATGTAAGCCTGCACTACCATAGCTGGCAATGGGGCCTGAATGTGCTCTACCAGCACCTTTCACAGCCCTTGCAAAAGACCTTTCACCCGTATAATCAATTTGAATTTTCAGGACAGGCGCTTGGCAACGCCAGCATAGACTACAGCGGCAACTGGCGCAACCTGCACTTCTTTGGAGAAACCGCCATGAGTGACAATCATCACCTGGCCATGCTGCATGGTATGCTGGCCGCCGTGGCACCTGCCATAGACCTGGCCCTCGTGTACCGTCATTACGATAAGGCCTATCAAAGTCTTTATGCCAATGCCATAGGCGAATCATTCAGGCCTGCCAACGAAAGTGGTTTTTACAGCGCCATTACCTGGAGGCTGTTAAAACCACTCACCCTGAACGCCTACTTTGACAGCTTCCGTTTTCCCTGGCTGAAGTACCGGGTAGATGCGCCTTCCGGTGGGCACGACGTACAGGCGAATGCGTTATACATGCTCTCGAAGCAGCACAGTATTTATATGGGATATCATAGTAAGGTGCATGGGCGCAATGCCGCGGCAGGGGAGGAAGGATTGCATACCGTATTGCCGGTAACGGAGAGCGGATGGCGGTGCCAGGGGCAGGTGGCGTGCAGTAAGGTATTGACCCTGCGCGCACGGGTGCAAACGGCTGCATACCGGCAGGGTGGGGAGCAGGCCCACGGCTGGATGTGCTATGAAGAAGCCTCCCGCCAGTGGAAGTGGTTCACGCTTACAGGCCGCTTTACCCTCTTTGGAACGAGCAACGATGATGCGCGTTTATACATCAATGAAACCAGTATGTTGTATAGTTATGATATTGCACAGTTGTACGGGCATGGCTATAGCTGGTATGTGCAGGTGCGCTGCAAGACCCGTCATATCACCTGCTGGTGCCGCATGCGGCAGGCACGTTACAGGGATGTTGTGCAAACAGGCAGCGGGTGGGATCAAATAACGGGTGCGCATAAAACAGCGGTGCAGGTACAATTGGAGTATCATTGGTAA
- the trpS gene encoding tryptophan--tRNA ligase → MATEKEIVVSGIRSTGFLHLGNYFGAIRNYVRMQDEFNCYFFIADWHSLTTHPDPKDLAGNVLRMVAENVAAGLDPEKVALFAQSDVPEIAELYMLLNTLAYKGELEKVPTFKEKVRLNPDNVNAGLLTYPVLMASDILVHRATKVPVGKDQEQHLEMARNFAHRFNTRYGADFFPGPQAFNYGDNLVRIPSLDGAGKMSKSENQMATLYLADDDDLIRKKVMKAKSDSAAGGEMPESVANLFQLMSLVGHAATVAKFREDFNAGTIRYGDMKKQLAEDMVAFIGPIREKTLELQKDKVYLNKIMRAGAEKARASASATLVEVRKLIGINYY, encoded by the coding sequence ATGGCAACAGAAAAAGAAATTGTGGTCAGTGGTATCCGTTCCACTGGTTTTTTGCACCTCGGTAATTATTTCGGGGCGATCCGCAATTATGTGCGGATGCAGGATGAGTTTAACTGTTATTTCTTCATTGCAGACTGGCATTCCCTCACCACGCACCCGGACCCGAAAGACCTTGCAGGCAACGTATTGCGCATGGTGGCAGAAAATGTTGCCGCCGGCCTGGACCCGGAAAAAGTAGCGCTGTTTGCACAGAGCGATGTGCCTGAAATTGCAGAACTATACATGCTGCTCAATACCCTTGCTTATAAAGGTGAACTGGAGAAAGTGCCTACGTTCAAGGAAAAGGTAAGGCTTAACCCGGATAATGTAAATGCAGGATTGCTGACTTATCCCGTGCTCATGGCATCAGACATCCTGGTGCACCGTGCCACCAAAGTGCCGGTGGGCAAGGACCAGGAGCAACACCTGGAAATGGCCCGCAATTTTGCACACCGTTTCAACACGCGTTATGGTGCAGACTTCTTCCCGGGACCACAGGCTTTCAACTATGGGGATAACCTGGTGCGCATACCCAGCCTGGATGGTGCGGGTAAGATGAGCAAGAGCGAGAACCAGATGGCCACCCTGTACCTGGCAGATGACGATGACCTGATCCGCAAGAAAGTGATGAAGGCCAAGAGCGACAGTGCTGCAGGGGGTGAAATGCCCGAATCTGTGGCGAACCTCTTCCAGCTTATGAGCCTTGTGGGCCATGCAGCTACCGTGGCTAAGTTCCGCGAAGACTTCAACGCGGGTACCATCCGTTACGGCGATATGAAGAAGCAACTGGCGGAAGATATGGTGGCATTCATTGGCCCTATCCGCGAAAAAACGCTGGAATTGCAAAAAGATAAAGTGTATCTTAACAAGATCATGAGGGCAGGTGCTGAAAAGGCCCGTGCCAGCGCCTCTGCTACCCTGGTGGAGGTTCGCAAACTGATCGGCATTAACTATTACTAA